A region of Geobacillus sp. 46C-IIa DNA encodes the following proteins:
- a CDS encoding PhoH family protein encodes MSEQFVTISQHVRNQQEAAALFGVHDAHLKRIEEELGVSIVTRGETVNVSGTPQQVQLVDELLRHLLIVIRKGVAISERDIIYAIQLAKKGALDGLVQLYDEEMMKNAKGKPIRVKTLGQRYYVAAIEQHDLTFGIGPAGTGKTYLAVVMAVKALKSGNVKRIILSRPAVEAGESLGFLPGDLKEKVDPYLRPLYDALHDVLGAEYTQRLIERGTIEIAPLAYMRGRTLEDAFVILDEAQNTTPAQMKMFLTRLGFGSKMVITGDISQVDLPKGVESGLSAAKRILAPISGIAFVFLEQSDVVRHPLVAKIIDAYDEAGL; translated from the coding sequence ATGTCAGAGCAGTTTGTTACGATCAGCCAACACGTGCGCAACCAGCAGGAAGCGGCGGCGCTCTTTGGCGTCCATGATGCCCATTTAAAGCGGATCGAAGAGGAGCTCGGCGTGTCGATTGTGACGCGCGGGGAGACGGTCAACGTCTCCGGCACGCCGCAACAAGTCCAGCTTGTTGACGAGCTGTTGCGCCATTTGTTGATCGTCATCCGCAAAGGGGTGGCAATCAGTGAGCGCGACATCATTTACGCCATTCAGCTGGCAAAAAAAGGGGCGCTTGACGGCCTCGTCCAGCTGTATGATGAGGAAATGATGAAAAACGCCAAAGGGAAGCCGATTCGCGTCAAAACGTTAGGCCAGCGCTATTATGTCGCGGCGATTGAGCAGCACGATTTGACGTTCGGCATCGGGCCGGCCGGAACCGGGAAAACGTACCTAGCCGTCGTCATGGCGGTCAAGGCGCTGAAAAGCGGCAACGTCAAACGCATTATTCTCAGCCGTCCGGCTGTCGAAGCGGGGGAGAGCCTCGGATTTTTGCCCGGCGACCTGAAAGAGAAAGTCGATCCGTATTTGCGTCCGCTCTATGACGCGCTTCATGATGTATTGGGAGCGGAGTATACGCAGCGGTTGATCGAGCGCGGCACGATTGAAATCGCCCCGCTCGCCTACATGCGCGGCCGGACGCTCGAGGACGCGTTCGTCATTCTTGACGAAGCGCAAAATACGACGCCGGCGCAAATGAAGATGTTTTTAACCCGGCTCGGCTTTGGATCAAAAATGGTCATTACCGGTGACATCTCGCAAGTCGATTTGCCGAAAGGAGTCGAATCGGGGCTTTCAGCTGCCAAACGCATTTTGGCGCCCATCAGCGGTATCGCCTTTGTGTTTTTGGAGCAGTCCGATGTTGTCCGCCATCCGCTCGTTGCGAAAATTATTGACGCCTATGATGAGGCTGGCTTATAG
- a CDS encoding Na/Pi symporter, whose translation MGPLLMLFAIYTAVFLIGMFMMKAGFYTLSGHRLKRWLMRFTATPGQAFLTGFATTALVQSSSAVMVMTVGLVATGYLSFRQSIGIILGSNIGSTITTELMTLDIGDGAIPVLVGGALLVFIGRRRLVYSIGMIAVGLAALLFAMDGFSSLAKPLAAYPLVDAWLHQTNRSTAVGLLVGIALTALVHSSAATIGIAMGFLNEQLLTLPAAIAILLGANIGTCITGLLASIGSSKEAQLTAYTHLWLNVAGVALFLFWTEALARLAAMLSPAPDVQLAHVSVLFNVICSLAALPFVSAIETAMLFLHARRRT comes from the coding sequence GTGGGGCCGCTTTTGATGCTGTTTGCCATTTACACTGCCGTTTTCCTCATCGGTATGTTCATGATGAAAGCCGGGTTTTACACCTTATCCGGCCATCGGCTGAAGCGATGGCTCATGCGCTTTACCGCCACACCAGGGCAAGCGTTTCTCACCGGATTCGCGACGACCGCGCTTGTGCAAAGCAGCTCGGCGGTAATGGTGATGACCGTCGGCCTTGTCGCCACCGGCTATTTATCGTTCCGCCAATCGATCGGCATCATTTTAGGCAGCAATATCGGCTCAACGATCACGACCGAACTTATGACGCTCGATATCGGCGACGGCGCCATTCCCGTTCTTGTTGGCGGCGCGCTGCTTGTCTTTATCGGGCGCCGCCGCCTCGTTTACAGCATCGGGATGATCGCCGTCGGCCTTGCCGCTTTGTTGTTTGCCATGGACGGCTTCAGCAGCCTTGCTAAGCCGCTCGCCGCCTATCCGCTCGTTGACGCTTGGCTGCACCAGACAAACCGTTCCACAGCGGTCGGCCTTCTTGTCGGCATCGCCTTGACCGCTCTCGTCCATTCGAGCGCGGCGACGATCGGCATCGCCATGGGATTTTTAAACGAACAATTGCTGACGCTGCCAGCTGCCATCGCCATTTTGCTTGGTGCCAACATCGGCACGTGCATCACCGGACTGTTGGCGTCCATTGGCTCGAGCAAGGAAGCGCAATTAACGGCCTACACCCATTTATGGCTAAACGTCGCCGGCGTGGCCTTGTTTCTTTTTTGGACCGAAGCGCTCGCCCGCCTCGCTGCCATGCTCAGCCCGGCGCCTGACGTGCAGCTCGCCCATGTCAGCGTCTTGTTTAACGTCATTTGTTCACTTGCCGCGCTTCCGTTTGTCAGCGCCATTGAGACGGCCATGTTATTTTTGCATGCCCGCAGGCGGACTTAA
- the rpsU gene encoding 30S ribosomal protein S21, translating into MSKTIVRKNESIDDALRRFKRAVSKTGTLQEVRKREFYEKPSVRRKKKSEAARKRKH; encoded by the coding sequence ATGTCCAAAACGATCGTTCGCAAAAATGAGTCGATCGACGACGCTCTTCGTCGCTTTAAACGTGCCGTTTCGAAAACCGGTACTTTGCAAGAAGTGAGAAAGCGCGAATTTTATGAAAAGCCAAGCGTCAGACGGAAGAAAAAATCTGAAGCGGCTAGAAAGCGCAAGCACTAA
- the deoC gene encoding deoxyribose-phosphate aldolase has product MTENIAKLIDHTLLKPEATEEQIIQLCREAKQHGFASVCVNPAWVKTAARELSGTDVLVCTVIGFPLGATTPETKAFETNNAIENGAREVDMVINIGALKSGDDEFVERDIRAVVEAAAGKALVKVIIETALLTDEEKVRACQLAVKAGADYVKTSTGFSGGGATVEDVALMRRMVGDKAGVKASGGVRDRETAEAMIEAGATRIGTSSGVAIVNGRIGGADY; this is encoded by the coding sequence ATGACGGAGAATATTGCAAAACTGATCGATCATACGCTGCTTAAACCAGAAGCGACGGAAGAGCAAATCATTCAACTATGCCGCGAAGCGAAACAACACGGCTTCGCCTCGGTGTGTGTCAACCCGGCGTGGGTGAAAACGGCGGCGCGCGAACTTTCCGGCACCGATGTTCTCGTCTGCACGGTCATCGGCTTTCCGCTTGGGGCGACAACGCCGGAAACAAAGGCGTTTGAAACGAATAACGCCATCGAAAACGGCGCCCGTGAAGTCGATATGGTGATCAACATCGGCGCGTTAAAAAGCGGTGATGATGAATTTGTTGAACGCGACATTCGCGCCGTCGTCGAGGCGGCGGCCGGAAAAGCGCTTGTGAAAGTGATTATCGAAACGGCCTTGCTGACCGATGAAGAAAAAGTGCGCGCCTGCCAATTGGCGGTGAAAGCGGGCGCCGATTACGTGAAAACGTCGACCGGATTCTCAGGCGGCGGCGCAACGGTCGAGGATGTGGCGCTTATGCGCCGGATGGTCGGCGATAAAGCGGGCGTCAAAGCCTCAGGCGGCGTCCGCGACCGGGAAACGGCCGAAGCGATGATTGAAGCCGGGGCGACGCGCATCGGGACGAGCTCCGGGGTGGCGATCGTCAACGGCCGAATTGGCGGCGCTGACTATTAA
- a CDS encoding HD family phosphohydrolase, whose protein sequence is MGRLRFFLERTKDVRFVRFWLFLFLAALLFTVLYWQVKPRQYELRLFDVAKETIRSPVTVEDKEATARLKEEAAAKVADVYTLKKEYAENRVDLLSSLFAAIESVQNEAEPDRSPGNLAAKLEERLPPEWLAYLSAEEWERLLSAPPDELKTAKEAALTAVHAAMNERISQAELEQARAKAAKELEYAALSPPLREAVAKLCRQAVIPNVVYDRTATEEKRRQAMDEVKPVKILQGQVIVEEGQFITSDIYHQLELVGLLDGGRTPWPAAGLFLFVLLLLSPLVYYFRAETTNEKLSLYAAIFTFMMAVMVLIRLLSSGGAVSAGYLVPAAFGPMLVRVLLGERLAMMTAIIGAVCGSLLFNEEIGATGAVSVSLALYLLAGGLAGTFCLPKELAKAKIWRAGVLVSAVNIVSLLSLLLLKNGRYSLLEISLFVVMAIASGIFSAILTIGLLPLFETTFGILSPLRLIELSNPNHPLLRKLLTEAPGTYHHSIMVANLAEAACEAIGADGLLARVACYYHDIGKTKRPRYFIENQMGGNPHDHLSPQLSKNIIIAHVADGVALLRKHRLPKEIVDIAEQHHGTTLLKYFYHKAREQTELVSEAEFRYPGPKPQTKEAAVINIADSVEAAVRSLANPSQEKIEKIVRAIIADRLQDNQLNECDITLKELEVVARSLCETLNGVFHSRIEYPEVRKEKVKHA, encoded by the coding sequence GTGGGAAGGCTTCGTTTTTTTCTTGAGCGGACAAAAGATGTCCGCTTCGTCCGCTTTTGGCTGTTTTTGTTTCTGGCAGCGCTGTTGTTTACCGTCCTGTACTGGCAAGTGAAGCCGCGTCAATATGAGCTGCGCCTGTTTGACGTCGCGAAGGAAACGATCCGCTCACCGGTGACGGTGGAGGATAAGGAGGCGACGGCGAGACTGAAAGAGGAAGCGGCCGCCAAAGTAGCGGACGTTTACACGCTGAAAAAAGAATACGCCGAAAACCGAGTCGATCTTCTTTCCTCGCTGTTTGCCGCCATCGAGAGCGTGCAGAACGAGGCAGAGCCGGACCGCTCGCCTGGCAATCTGGCGGCTAAGCTCGAGGAGCGGCTGCCGCCGGAGTGGCTCGCCTATTTGTCTGCCGAAGAATGGGAGCGGTTGCTGAGCGCTCCTCCCGATGAGCTCAAGACGGCTAAAGAGGCTGCGTTGACGGCCGTGCACGCGGCCATGAACGAGCGCATTTCCCAAGCGGAGCTTGAACAGGCGCGCGCGAAGGCAGCCAAAGAACTCGAATACGCGGCGCTGTCGCCGCCGCTCCGTGAAGCGGTTGCCAAACTTTGCCGCCAGGCGGTCATTCCCAACGTCGTTTACGACCGGACGGCGACCGAGGAAAAGCGGCGGCAGGCGATGGATGAAGTGAAACCGGTGAAAATTTTGCAAGGACAAGTGATCGTCGAAGAGGGGCAGTTTATTACGAGCGATATTTATCATCAGCTTGAGCTTGTCGGCCTGCTCGACGGCGGCCGCACGCCTTGGCCGGCGGCCGGGCTGTTTTTGTTCGTGCTGCTTTTGCTGTCGCCGCTCGTTTACTATTTCCGCGCCGAAACGACGAATGAAAAGCTGTCGCTTTACGCCGCCATTTTTACGTTCATGATGGCGGTGATGGTGCTCATCCGTCTTCTGTCGTCCGGCGGCGCCGTCTCGGCCGGCTACCTCGTTCCGGCGGCGTTCGGGCCGATGCTCGTCCGCGTGCTGCTCGGCGAGCGGCTGGCGATGATGACGGCGATCATCGGAGCCGTATGCGGCAGCCTGCTGTTCAATGAGGAAATCGGAGCGACGGGCGCGGTGTCTGTGTCGTTAGCCCTCTATCTGCTCGCGGGCGGACTGGCTGGGACGTTTTGCCTGCCTAAGGAGCTCGCGAAGGCAAAAATTTGGCGGGCCGGTGTACTCGTCTCGGCCGTCAATATCGTTTCGCTCCTTTCGCTGCTGTTGTTGAAAAACGGCCGCTATTCGTTGCTTGAAATCAGCCTCTTTGTCGTTATGGCCATTGCTTCGGGCATTTTTTCCGCCATTTTGACGATCGGGCTGCTGCCGCTGTTTGAAACGACGTTTGGCATTTTGTCGCCGCTCCGGCTCATAGAATTGTCGAATCCGAACCATCCGCTGCTGCGGAAGCTGTTAACTGAAGCGCCGGGAACGTATCATCATAGCATCATGGTCGCCAATTTGGCCGAAGCGGCGTGCGAGGCGATCGGCGCCGACGGCTTGCTGGCGCGCGTCGCCTGTTATTACCACGACATCGGCAAGACGAAGCGGCCGCGTTATTTCATTGAAAACCAAATGGGCGGCAATCCGCATGATCATTTGTCGCCGCAATTGAGCAAAAATATCATTATCGCCCATGTCGCTGACGGCGTCGCCCTGCTTCGCAAGCACCGGCTGCCAAAGGAGATTGTCGACATCGCCGAACAGCACCACGGCACTACGCTGCTCAAGTATTTTTACCATAAGGCGCGCGAGCAAACTGAATTGGTTTCCGAAGCGGAGTTTCGTTACCCTGGCCCGAAGCCGCAGACGAAAGAAGCGGCGGTCATCAATATTGCTGACAGCGTCGAGGCGGCCGTTCGCTCGTTAGCCAACCCATCGCAGGAAAAAATTGAAAAGATTGTCCGGGCGATTATCGCCGACCGCCTGCAAGACAACCAGCTAAACGAGTGCGACATTACATTGAAAGAGCTGGAAGTGGTCGCTCGTTCGCTTTGCGAGACGTTAAACGGCGTTTTCCATTCGCGCATCGAATATCCGGAAGTACGAAAGGAAAAGGTGAAGCATGCATGA
- a CDS encoding GatB/YqeY domain-containing protein gives MGLLDRLNDDMKQAMKNKEKEKLSVLRMLKAALQNEAIKLGKSPLTEDEELTVLSRELKQRKDSLQEFENAGRSDLVEKAKTEIEIVQSYMPKPLTEDELRELIQQTIKEVGASSKADMGKVMGAIMPKVKGKADGSLVNKLVQQQLS, from the coding sequence GTGGGTCTTCTCGATCGTTTGAATGACGATATGAAGCAGGCGATGAAAAACAAGGAGAAAGAGAAGCTGTCCGTTCTCCGCATGCTGAAGGCGGCGCTGCAAAACGAAGCGATCAAGCTCGGCAAAAGCCCGCTGACAGAAGACGAAGAGCTGACGGTTCTTTCTCGCGAACTGAAGCAGCGTAAAGACTCCCTCCAAGAATTTGAAAACGCTGGCCGTTCAGATCTTGTCGAAAAAGCGAAAACCGAAATTGAAATCGTTCAGTCGTATATGCCAAAGCCGCTGACGGAGGACGAGCTGCGCGAACTGATCCAACAGACGATCAAGGAAGTCGGCGCTTCTTCGAAGGCGGATATGGGAAAAGTGATGGGCGCAATCATGCCGAAGGTGAAAGGAAAAGCGGACGGTTCGCTCGTCAATAAACTTGTCCAACAACAGCTTTCATAA
- the yqfC gene encoding sporulation protein YqfC: MVKKWRQQMKRWMAEKLELPADIMMDLPRITMVGQIHIYIENHRGLLTFSDKELRLLLRNGQLLVRGEQFVIKTILPEEILLEGKISQVVYIEEEKR; this comes from the coding sequence ATGGTGAAAAAGTGGCGCCAGCAGATGAAGCGGTGGATGGCGGAAAAACTCGAGCTTCCTGCCGACATTATGATGGACCTTCCCCGCATTACAATGGTCGGGCAAATACATATTTACATCGAAAACCACCGCGGGCTGCTCACGTTCAGCGATAAAGAGCTCCGCCTTTTGCTGCGGAACGGGCAGTTGCTTGTCCGCGGCGAACAATTTGTCATTAAAACGATTTTGCCGGAGGAAATTTTACTCGAAGGGAAAATTAGCCAAGTTGTTTATATAGAGGAGGAAAAAAGATGA
- the era gene encoding GTPase Era — MNKEGYKSGFVAIIGRPNVGKSTFLNRVIGQKIAIMSDKPQTTRNKIQGVYTDDDAQIIFIDTPGVHKPKHKLGDFMMKVALNALREVDLILFMVNAEEGFGRGEAFIIERLNEVNTPVFLVINKIDRVHPDELLPLIDRYKDLYPFAEIVPISALEGNNVERLLEQIKQRLPEGPQYYPPDQITDHPEQFIIAELIREKALHLTREEVPHSIAVVVERIERREETGTVYVGAVIVVERDSQKGIIIGKQGRMLKEIGQRARADIEALLGSRVFLELWVKVQKDWRNRLAQLRDFGFREDEY; from the coding sequence ATGAATAAAGAAGGATACAAATCAGGATTTGTTGCCATTATCGGAAGACCGAACGTAGGAAAATCGACGTTTTTAAACCGCGTCATCGGGCAAAAAATCGCCATTATGAGCGACAAGCCGCAAACGACGCGCAATAAAATTCAAGGCGTTTATACGGACGATGACGCGCAAATCATTTTCATCGACACCCCCGGGGTGCATAAACCGAAGCATAAGCTCGGCGACTTTATGATGAAAGTGGCGCTCAATGCGCTTCGCGAAGTCGATTTGATTTTGTTTATGGTCAACGCTGAAGAAGGGTTTGGACGCGGCGAAGCGTTTATTATCGAGCGGTTGAACGAGGTCAATACCCCGGTGTTTTTAGTGATCAATAAAATTGACCGCGTCCATCCGGATGAACTGCTGCCGCTCATTGACCGGTACAAGGACTTGTACCCGTTTGCGGAAATCGTGCCGATTTCGGCGCTTGAAGGGAACAATGTCGAGCGTCTGTTGGAGCAAATTAAACAGCGGTTGCCGGAAGGACCGCAATATTATCCGCCGGACCAGATTACCGACCATCCGGAGCAGTTTATTATTGCCGAGCTCATTCGCGAGAAAGCGCTTCACTTAACGCGCGAGGAAGTTCCGCATTCGATTGCCGTCGTCGTGGAACGCATCGAGCGGCGCGAGGAGACGGGCACGGTATACGTCGGCGCTGTCATCGTCGTCGAGCGCGATTCCCAAAAAGGGATTATCATCGGCAAACAAGGCCGGATGCTGAAGGAAATCGGGCAGCGGGCGCGCGCTGACATTGAGGCGCTGCTTGGGTCAAGAGTGTTTTTGGAGCTGTGGGTGAAAGTGCAAAAAGATTGGCGCAACCGTCTCGCGCAACTGCGCGACTTTGGCTTTCGCGAAGACGAGTATTGA
- the yqfD gene encoding sporulation protein YqfD gives MKNEWVDTLAGSVRVKAEGKGTERLINACVRNGIAVWNVKKHNRDTATFFIKLSDVKRLRHIARQSECKLSFVGRTGLPFFWRRAWRNSGFWLGLLIFIAIVFLLSNIVWNIDIEGATPETEHQMVRELKRMGVERGAFQFLLDDPETLQKKLTERIDDITWVGVQWEGTSLHFRVVEKEIPKPKQPAPPRHLVAKKEAVVADLFVEEGQPLVSVNDYVQKGQLLVSGIIGAEGRTKFVPATGKVFGETWYKSTVVLPLETTFHVLTGKSIERHYIGIGRFSLPVWGWKKPPFAHTVIEREKRPFRFWKWDLPLYYERVIVREAEAVKRSYTWEEAFAEAKKIARRELRAKLPEEAAIRGEKVLHQRKESGKVRVELHYEVIENIAVPQPIVQGD, from the coding sequence ATGAAAAACGAATGGGTCGACACGCTCGCCGGCAGCGTGCGGGTCAAGGCGGAAGGAAAAGGGACGGAACGGCTGATCAACGCCTGTGTGCGCAACGGCATCGCCGTGTGGAACGTGAAAAAACATAACCGAGATACCGCGACGTTTTTCATTAAGCTCAGCGATGTGAAACGGCTGCGCCATATCGCCCGGCAAAGCGAATGCAAGCTTTCATTTGTCGGGAGGACCGGGCTGCCATTTTTTTGGCGCCGCGCGTGGCGAAACAGCGGATTTTGGCTCGGTCTGCTCATTTTTATAGCCATTGTGTTTTTACTGTCCAACATCGTTTGGAACATTGACATTGAAGGGGCGACCCCGGAGACAGAGCATCAAATGGTTCGCGAACTGAAACGAATGGGAGTCGAACGCGGCGCGTTCCAGTTTTTGCTTGATGACCCGGAAACGCTGCAAAAAAAGCTGACCGAGCGCATCGATGACATTACGTGGGTCGGCGTCCAATGGGAAGGGACGTCGCTTCACTTCCGCGTCGTCGAAAAAGAGATTCCGAAGCCGAAACAGCCGGCGCCCCCGCGCCATTTAGTCGCCAAAAAAGAGGCGGTGGTGGCTGACTTATTCGTTGAAGAAGGACAACCGCTCGTTTCTGTCAACGATTACGTGCAAAAAGGCCAGCTGCTCGTTTCCGGCATTATCGGCGCCGAAGGGCGGACGAAATTTGTGCCGGCCACCGGGAAGGTGTTTGGCGAAACATGGTACAAGTCTACGGTTGTCCTGCCGCTTGAGACGACGTTTCACGTGTTGACCGGAAAATCCATTGAGCGCCATTATATCGGGATCGGCCGCTTTTCCCTTCCGGTTTGGGGATGGAAGAAGCCGCCGTTTGCCCATACGGTCATTGAGAGGGAAAAACGGCCGTTCCGTTTTTGGAAATGGGACTTGCCGTTGTATTATGAGCGCGTCATCGTCCGCGAGGCGGAAGCCGTGAAGCGGAGCTATACGTGGGAAGAAGCGTTCGCGGAAGCGAAAAAGATCGCCCGCCGCGAACTGCGGGCCAAGCTGCCGGAGGAGGCGGCCATTCGCGGCGAAAAAGTTTTGCATCAGAGGAAAGAGAGTGGTAAAGTAAGGGTAGAATTGCATTATGAAGTCATCGAAAATATTGCCGTACCACAACCAATCGTTCAAGGAGATTGA
- a CDS encoding cytidine deaminase, protein MEIEQLIAEAKKARELAYVPYSKFKVGAALLTKNGSVYRGCNIENAAYSMCNCAERTALFKAYSEGETEFAALAVIADTPRPVPPCGACRQVIAELCPGDMKVILANLNGDVKVVTVGELLPEAFAAEDMHE, encoded by the coding sequence GTGGAGATCGAGCAGCTTATTGCCGAAGCGAAAAAAGCGCGCGAACTCGCCTACGTGCCGTACTCAAAATTTAAAGTCGGCGCCGCGTTGTTGACGAAAAACGGCAGCGTGTACCGCGGCTGCAACATTGAGAACGCTGCCTACAGCATGTGCAATTGTGCGGAACGGACCGCGCTGTTTAAGGCGTATTCGGAAGGGGAGACGGAGTTTGCTGCCCTCGCGGTCATTGCTGACACCCCCCGTCCGGTGCCGCCGTGCGGCGCATGCCGCCAAGTGATCGCCGAACTTTGCCCCGGCGATATGAAAGTCATTTTGGCCAACTTAAACGGCGATGTAAAAGTAGTCACCGTTGGTGAATTACTGCCAGAAGCTTTTGCAGCGGAGGATATGCATGAATAA
- a CDS encoding diacylglycerol kinase family protein, with product MRGVRERDRFAWAWSGMKAAVKEEAHLRFHLAAAVVAFATGGIVGLSRWEWAVLLLTVGAVITLELVNTAIERAVDLVTDEFHPLAKAAKDIAAAAVLVAAGLAVIIGVLLFWPHLR from the coding sequence ATGCGGGGCGTGCGAGAACGGGATCGTTTCGCCTGGGCTTGGTCGGGAATGAAGGCGGCGGTGAAGGAGGAAGCGCATTTGCGTTTCCACCTGGCGGCCGCCGTTGTTGCCTTTGCGACCGGCGGCATTGTTGGGCTGTCGCGATGGGAATGGGCCGTGCTCTTGTTAACCGTCGGCGCGGTCATTACGCTCGAGCTTGTCAATACAGCCATTGAGCGTGCCGTTGACTTAGTGACGGACGAGTTTCACCCGCTGGCCAAGGCGGCGAAAGATATTGCCGCTGCGGCTGTGCTCGTGGCTGCCGGGCTTGCTGTCATCATCGGGGTGCTGCTGTTTTGGCCGCACCTTCGCTAA
- the mtaB gene encoding tRNA (N(6)-L-threonylcarbamoyladenosine(37)-C(2))-methylthiotransferase MtaB translates to MPTVAFHTLGCKVNHYETEAIWQLFKKAGYERKEFESRADVYVINTCTVTNTGDKKSRQVIRRAVRRNPDAVVCVTGCYAQTSPAEVMAIPGVDIVIGTQDRHKILDYVEQFQRERQPINAVHNIMKTRVFEEMDVPAFTDRTRASLKIQEGCNNFCTFCIIPWARGLMRSRDPQEIIRQARQLVAAGYKEIVLTGIHTGGYGTDLKDYNFAALLRDLDEQVPGLKRIRISSIEASQITDEVIDVLKRSDKIVRHLHIPLQSGSNTVLKRMRRKYTVEFFAERLDRLREVFPELAVTSDVIVGFPGETEDEFMETYHFIREQRFSELHVFPYSKRTGTPAARMPDQIDEETKHDRVRRLIALSDQLAKEYASRFEGQVLEVIPEERDKEEPGMYIGYTDNYLKVRFPATEEMVGELVKVKITKAGYPYNEGEFVRVVPDEAVRSVKLSS, encoded by the coding sequence ATGCCAACAGTGGCTTTCCATACATTAGGCTGCAAAGTCAATCATTATGAGACGGAAGCGATCTGGCAGCTGTTTAAAAAGGCCGGCTACGAACGGAAAGAGTTTGAAAGCCGCGCCGACGTGTATGTGATCAACACGTGCACGGTGACGAACACCGGCGACAAAAAAAGCCGTCAAGTCATCCGCCGCGCGGTGCGCCGCAATCCGGACGCCGTCGTCTGCGTGACGGGCTGTTATGCGCAAACATCGCCGGCCGAAGTGATGGCGATCCCTGGTGTGGATATTGTCATCGGCACGCAAGACCGGCATAAAATTTTAGACTATGTCGAGCAGTTTCAGCGCGAACGGCAGCCGATCAACGCTGTCCATAACATTATGAAAACGCGCGTGTTCGAGGAGATGGACGTGCCGGCGTTCACCGATCGGACGCGGGCATCGCTCAAAATCCAAGAAGGGTGCAACAACTTTTGCACGTTTTGCATCATCCCGTGGGCGCGCGGCTTGATGCGTTCTCGTGATCCGCAAGAAATTATCCGCCAAGCGCGCCAGCTTGTCGCCGCCGGCTATAAGGAAATCGTGTTGACCGGCATTCATACGGGCGGCTATGGCACCGATCTGAAAGATTATAATTTTGCTGCGCTTTTGCGCGATTTGGACGAGCAAGTGCCAGGGCTGAAACGGATCCGCATCTCATCGATCGAAGCGAGCCAAATTACTGATGAAGTGATCGACGTCCTCAAGCGGTCGGATAAAATCGTCCGCCATTTGCACATTCCGCTTCAGTCTGGGTCGAACACGGTGCTCAAGCGGATGCGCCGCAAATATACGGTTGAATTTTTTGCGGAGCGGCTCGACCGGCTGCGCGAAGTGTTCCCGGAGCTGGCGGTGACGTCCGACGTCATCGTCGGTTTCCCGGGCGAAACGGAAGACGAATTTATGGAGACGTATCACTTTATCCGCGAACAGCGGTTCTCTGAGCTGCACGTCTTCCCATATTCGAAACGGACCGGCACGCCGGCGGCCCGCATGCCGGACCAAATCGATGAAGAGACGAAACATGACCGCGTCCGCCGCTTAATCGCCCTTTCCGACCAGCTGGCGAAAGAATACGCCTCCCGGTTCGAAGGGCAAGTGCTCGAAGTCATTCCGGAAGAGCGCGACAAAGAAGAGCCGGGAATGTATATTGGCTATACGGATAACTATTTGAAAGTGCGTTTTCCGGCGACGGAAGAGATGGTCGGCGAGCTTGTCAAAGTGAAAATCACAAAGGCCGGCTATCCGTATAACGAAGGCGAGTTTGTCCGCGTCGTGCCGGATGAGGCCGTTCGATCGGTGAAATTAAGTTCATAA
- the ybeY gene encoding rRNA maturation RNase YbeY: MTIQIDFIDETNEVTAEQIETIERLIREAAAVENVPEGAEVSISFVDNERIRAMNRDYRGKDAPTDVLSFALEEEGEGEIDIIGADVPPVLGDIVISVPKAKEQAAEYGHSFMRELGFLAVHGFLHLLGYDHETEEEERVMFAKQEEILARFGLTR, from the coding sequence ATGACGATTCAAATCGACTTTATCGATGAGACGAACGAAGTGACGGCCGAGCAAATCGAGACGATTGAGCGGTTGATTCGCGAAGCGGCGGCCGTCGAGAACGTGCCCGAAGGGGCGGAAGTGAGCATTTCGTTCGTTGACAACGAACGCATCCGCGCGATGAACCGCGATTACCGAGGCAAAGACGCCCCGACGGACGTGCTGTCGTTTGCCCTTGAAGAGGAGGGGGAAGGCGAAATCGATATCATCGGCGCCGATGTGCCGCCGGTGCTCGGCGATATTGTCATCTCCGTCCCGAAAGCGAAGGAACAAGCCGCAGAATACGGGCACTCGTTCATGCGCGAGCTCGGATTTTTGGCCGTGCACGGTTTTTTGCACTTGCTTGGCTATGACCACGAGACGGAAGAGGAGGAGCGTGTCATGTTTGCCAAGCAGGAGGAAATATTGGCGCGGTTCGGGTTGACGAGATAG